TGAAAAAATTATATAATCTTTGATTGGAAGGTTAGAAGTATAAAAGGACAATTCTCACTGATTTTTACTGTACCGAGGTAATTCCCATCAAAAAAAAAGACACCCCATGACAAAGATACCACATATCTAAACAAAAAAATGCGACAGATTTTTCTGTCGCATTCGTAGCCCATAGGAGAATCGAACTCCTCTTTCAAGAATGAAAATCTTGCGTCCTAGCCGATAGACGAATGGGCCATACCTATCCCCGACAAGGAAAACCTTGCCGATTTTAATTTCAAGGAATTACAACTTATTAACGTGTAAAGCCAATTTCGATTTCAAGTTAGCAGCTTTGTTCTTATGAATCACATTCTTTTTAGCCAACTTATCCAACATCGAACTAACTTTTACATACAAAGCGGCAGCTTCTTCCTTCACAGTAGTAGCACGCAATTTACGAACGGCATTACGAGCAGTCTTTGCATAGTAACGGTTACGCAAATTTCTCACTTGTGTTTGTCTGATTCTTTTTTCCGACGATTTATGATTTGCCATCTCAATAGTCTCCTAATAATTATATTTTTATATTCGTAGCCCATAGGAGAATCGAACTCCTCTTTCAAGAATGAAAATCTTGCGTCCTAGCCGATAGACGAATGGGCCCTTGATAAAAATGCGCCTTAGATATATAAAGTAAGGCGCCCTTTCCAAATGCGAGTGCAAATATAGAGCTGTTTTTTGAATTGACAAAATTTTTACCTAAAAATCTTTCATTTACCTTTCTATCGCATACAATCTGCACGGACTTTCCCGCTCGAACAGGAACTACTGCCCCTAAAAACTACTACGATCTACATTAGTAATTTTTATTATAGGCTCTACCCTATATTAAAAAACTACTTGTCGCTGTTACCCTGCATTATAATAGCCTCCGACCTCCCTTTTCGTTAGCAGCCAGCCCTATTCAATCCTGCGGGCATAGTCAATGCTGCCCCCGCTAATGTCGTTGTTTTAAGAAATCCACGACGACCGATTTCCGTTTTATTGACCTCTTTCATATCGATTATTTTTTCAACTCTTTTATAATCCGAGCAGGATTACCTGCGACAACTGTCATAGGCGGCACATCTTTGGTCACCACACTATTCGCCCCCACGATAGCCCCGTATCCTATTCTCACTCCGGGGAGAATCGTAGCATTGATTCCGACCCAAACTCTATCTTCAAGAACAACAGGGCGACCATAAGTCGCATCCCGATTTTCCGGGTCGGGATCATGGTTAATGGTAATAATATTCACTTTCGGCCCCAAAAAGACATTTTCACCGAGAGTAATACCCCCTCGCCCGAAAAACGTACAACACTGTTGAATAAAGCAACCCTTCCCTATTTTTATGTGTTTCCCATAATCCACATAAAACGGTGGCAACAAAGTAATAGATTCGTCCACTTCACACCCGAGAATTACACTCAATATCCGACGCACCTCATCGGGCGTATGATAACCGGTATTCAATTCGGTCGCCATTTTCATAGTATCCCAAATGGCATTTATCAATTCATCGTATCCCGGATCCGACGGGGAAACCATCTCTCCGTTCAGATCTCTTTCAAAAATAGTATGAGCATTCATAATAATCTGTTTTATATCCGTTACAAAGTTAAAAAGAAAGCCCCGTGGCAACTTTGCCACAGGGCTCAAAACTCTTTGTCATAAAGCTCGATTCTTCGAGATAACGGCTTTCACCGACTTCCCTTTTTAGTATTTTCAACGACCTGCTTAGCCCATTCGGTAGCCACCGCAACGCCTCCGTTGAGTAACTTGCCGTCGTTCCAAGTCACGTTTGGATAAAGTTTCCTGAGCTGTCTTACACTATGGGCTATCGAACTTCCTCCGGAAGTAGCGAACGGGATAACGGTTTTACCGGAAAAATCGTATTTTTCAAGAAACGTATTGACCGGACGCGGACACAAGTCCCACCAAATAGGATAGCCGAGAAATACGATATCGTAATCTTTCATATCGAGAGGCTCCCCACCCAGTTCGGGG
The sequence above is drawn from the Barnesiella intestinihominis YIT 11860 genome and encodes:
- the rpsT gene encoding 30S ribosomal protein S20 — its product is MANHKSSEKRIRQTQVRNLRNRYYAKTARNAVRKLRATTVKEEAAALYVKVSSMLDKLAKKNVIHKNKAANLKSKLALHVNKL
- a CDS encoding twin-arginine translocation signal domain-containing protein, whose product is MKEVNKTEIGRRGFLKTTTLAGAALTMPAGLNRAGC
- a CDS encoding sugar O-acetyltransferase; its protein translation is MNAHTIFERDLNGEMVSPSDPGYDELINAIWDTMKMATELNTGYHTPDEVRRILSVILGCEVDESITLLPPFYVDYGKHIKIGKGCFIQQCCTFFGRGGITLGENVFLGPKVNIITINHDPDPENRDATYGRPVVLEDRVWVGINATILPGVRIGYGAIVGANSVVTKDVPPMTVVAGNPARIIKELKK
- a CDS encoding flavodoxin, whose amino-acid sequence is MKQIVLILMSILSFSCSSQTQRQATDTTEPVSKKILVVYFSCTGTTGRVAESIAGAVDGRLYRITPAEVYTSADLDWNDKSSRSSVEMADEDSRPELGGEPLDMKDYDIVFLGYPIWWDLCPRPVNTFLEKYDFSGKTVIPFATSGGSSIAHSVRQLRKLYPNVTWNDGKLLNGGVAVATEWAKQVVENTKKGSR